The window CACAACGGGGACAGCCTTTGCCGATCCTGCCAAGCAAAGGTATTTGGCTGCCGATACCTGCCTTAAAAAGTTAAAACGGTCTTCGGTGGATATTAATCAAGTGACTGCCTGGCTGGCCTGCATTGAAAAATACAAATCCATTCACAAAGATTTTCCCGGCAACTCCTGGTCACCTGCCGGATTGTACAAGGCAGCGGAACTGTATTTCCAACTTGCCCAAAGATCGGGTAATTCCACCTGGAACCAGCAGGCAGATGATCTTATCGAGCGCATCAAACGCTTTTATCCCCAAAGCGCCTATAGTGCCCGCACCAAAACCCTGGCCGCAGCCAACGCTTCAAAACCCCGACAAAATACCCCGGAAATAAAAACAAAAACCTCCCAAAAAGCATTGACCCGTAATGACAAAGCCATTGCAGAACATCAAAGACAAGCACTTGCCAAGGCCGAAGCTGCCGATACAGGAGAATATCAGCAACCATCGGAGCTTATAGAGGGAATTATACAAGACGCGCCCTACTGTGACCCTTCGGCCACTAAACCGGATGATACAAAGGTGACGCCGCCCAAAGGAGATACAACAGTTACGGACTTAAGGTTCTGGTCCAACCCGGAATATACAAGGGTGGTTGTCAATGCAAACAGTGACCGGAAATTCACCCATAAGCTTTTAAAAAAAGACCTGACCCAAAATATCCCGTTCCAAAGACTTTATGTGGACATTGAACAGTCAAAACTTGGCCGTAATGTTCCGGTGCATACCCCCATCAATGATGATCTGCTTAAACAGGCCCGGGCCGGACAGTTTACGCCCCACACCGTCAGGGTGGTGGTGGATATAAAAAATTTTGATAATTATAAAATTTTTTCCTTAAAAGACCCTTTCCGCATCGTAATCGACCTGTGGGGCGATAATGGCAACGCCATTTCCCCAGGCCAGATAGCCGGGAACGACACTCCCGGCGCAACACCCTCAAATGAAAGACCCGACCGTATTACAACGGAGAATCTTAGATCGTCGGACATTGCCCGCCAGTTGGCTTTAGGTGTGAGAAAAATTGTCATTGACCCCGGCCACGGCGGAAAGGACCCCGGTGCACCAGGATATATCAAAGGTGTATGGGAAAAAGATATTGTACTTAAACTTGCTGCAACACTTGCTGCCAAACTGCGCGAACGCGTCAATTGTGAGGTTTTGCTTACCCGGAATACGGATCGCAAGCTGACCCTGGAGGAACGAACCGCCATTGCCAATACCAAGGGGGCAGACCTCTTTATTTCCATGCATTGCAATGCGGCCAAAAACAAAAATCTGTCCGGCATCGAAACGTATATTCTGAACCTTGCCACTGATGAACAGGCCATTGCCGTAGCTGCCAGGGAAAATGCCACATCCGAAAAGAACATCTCGGATCTGGCCTATATCCTCAATGACCTGATGAAGCATGCCAAGATAGAGGAATCCACACGCCTTGCCAATGACGTACATAAATCCATGGTTGTGGGTATGCAAAAAAAATACAGCAATATCCGTGATCTGGGTGTCAAGCAGGCCCCGTTCTATGTACTGCTCGGCGCACGGATGCCTGCGATCCTCATTGAAACGTCCTTTATTTCCAATAAAACCGAATGCAAACTTCTGATGACAAGTTCCTACCGCAATGACATCTGCAACGCCATTGCCGACGGGATAGAAAAATATATCAATGCCACAAATCCAAAGCACATATAACCCGGTCAGGCTGAACAGCCTCCGGCAGATAGAACATAACAATCAAATAAAAGGTGAATGCCATGTCGTTTGAAAACATTATCCTTGAGATAGACTCTTCAATTGCCATAATCTCTTTTAATCGCCCGAAAGCCCTG is drawn from uncultured Desulfobacter sp. and contains these coding sequences:
- a CDS encoding N-acetylmuramoyl-L-alanine amidase, which translates into the protein MNKGFNHILLFFTAALICLGLIACTTTGTAFADPAKQRYLAADTCLKKLKRSSVDINQVTAWLACIEKYKSIHKDFPGNSWSPAGLYKAAELYFQLAQRSGNSTWNQQADDLIERIKRFYPQSAYSARTKTLAAANASKPRQNTPEIKTKTSQKALTRNDKAIAEHQRQALAKAEAADTGEYQQPSELIEGIIQDAPYCDPSATKPDDTKVTPPKGDTTVTDLRFWSNPEYTRVVVNANSDRKFTHKLLKKDLTQNIPFQRLYVDIEQSKLGRNVPVHTPINDDLLKQARAGQFTPHTVRVVVDIKNFDNYKIFSLKDPFRIVIDLWGDNGNAISPGQIAGNDTPGATPSNERPDRITTENLRSSDIARQLALGVRKIVIDPGHGGKDPGAPGYIKGVWEKDIVLKLAATLAAKLRERVNCEVLLTRNTDRKLTLEERTAIANTKGADLFISMHCNAAKNKNLSGIETYILNLATDEQAIAVAARENATSEKNISDLAYILNDLMKHAKIEESTRLANDVHKSMVVGMQKKYSNIRDLGVKQAPFYVLLGARMPAILIETSFISNKTECKLLMTSSYRNDICNAIADGIEKYINATNPKHI